The Neodiprion lecontei isolate iyNeoLeco1 chromosome 2, iyNeoLeco1.1, whole genome shotgun sequence genome segment TAATTCTCACCGAACCAAAAAAGGCGACTCGATAAAACCTTCCCAGTAGCCTTTTGCCACTTTTAGTGACCTCAACAACTTTATTACATGCTTGAGCTAGGTGTGTATAACAATTGGATAAGGCCTGGTAGTTTCTTTTGCTCTCATACATAGGAATGATTAGCCGATATAATTGGCCCAGCAATTCAAATCTCTCAGCCTTCTCTAACGTTTCTGTACATGCCTCGAGCTGTTCCAGAAGAAGGTATTCATTATAATGAATATCCTGCACACCTGTTGAGAAGTTTTTTACTTGTTATGTCACATTTAATATTTTAACGAGCAGCATTCTATGATATAAATAGCTATAATATCCTATATATGAGTCAATTTACAGGTAGTTGTCTACAAGTGAGTACGAGTTCACCAAAACACCATCAACTATTGATCCCAGTTCtaaaatgcaaaaattatgaatttttatcgcaTATTTACAAAGTTAGGTACAAAGTGTACTGATTCACAATAAATACTGCATTACATGCTACAACGtgcatttttttatacactaaattatcaaagttttgaaataattattcatgtGTACAAATAGACCAAAAGCATTGGAGAATAAAAACTAGTTTCGATATTGCTaagtttttgtttgaattattaaatcaCATGGTAACATATATTTAAACGCTGTCATGGTATACCAAAAATATTGAACTGAATTCCAACTAATATTTGACCGTATCCTTATCCAGATTCCATGTATCTTAAGATGTCAAAACAAAAAGTGATATcttaattatttctttatatACCGTGACATTGTCTTTTCAGGCTTAAGCTAGTGTTAGTACTTAGTATATGAAACAAACATGTGCAAGGCAACATACAAATCTCACCAGCATCAAGCTTAAGCCCACGTTCATCTCGTGAAATGTTCACAGAGATCTTGTCAAATGCTTCTGCACCCCACGtatggatttttttcaactttagaTACTCTGCCATTAATGCTGCTATATGCAACTGACAACACGCAGCCTATAAGAAAGTAGTGTAGTGAAGATTTCGAATTGTattaggaataaaaaatttaaaacgaaTGATATACCAATCTTTCTAATCcacatgaaaaaatttcaattactctTACctcagaaaaattttccacccttGCGTGATTTCGAGCCATAGTTTCAAGCCAAGTATGTCTCAACTCTGGTGTACTGGCATACGAATTAGCCAAGCTATGCTGTAAGTCTACTAGCATCTCTGGATCATTGTTGTGTTCCCGCATCTGTGCTGTAGCCATTAATACAGTTCTGATTCTTTTAGTTAAATCTTTAACCTCGACTGGAAATCCAGTTCCTTTCATAGCTTTATCAGAAGATGCATAGCTATTGATAAGGGACAGTGATTCTTGAAATCTTGAATTGTTTAGACCGATCACATTTCCTAGCATCTGCGATACAGATATAATCACCTGTAAAGAGATATGCAACTCTATAGATTAAATAGTCTGATCTTTAGGGGAAAATAAACTGCGTACGATTTCTGCTACTTTGAAAATTGCCGAGTACAAACTGACGGGCAGTAGCAGAGAATTAAGAGTGTTTACGTGCCTACAAAGAACATTGCTGGGTTGAATATATTCTTAGAACGCGCTATTTAGACACCTctgaaaaaaaacgtaaagaCTGACCAAAATTTCCTGCCCAGCATTCCTCAGTACTGAATTGTCGTTCATGTGCACTTTTAGATTATATTACTTcctttctgaaaaaaaaggaaattccTAATATTACATATTAAGCCAGTAATTTACCTGCAGATGTACCCTGGTTAATCCTTTCCTGCTGGTGAACTCAAAATTGCTCCGCATAAGCAAATATAATAAAGCACACGATTCTTGCCTGATTGAACTTAGTTTACTGTTACAGCATCGGAGCAATTCGTAACACAGACGTCCACACAAAACAGCATTACCTATAAATTGGAACGTACATACATGatgaatattttacttttattgtTCCACAACTAAACTATAAATTAGTCCGCTTCGTTTGCTTGAATCACaaaaagtttacttttaattttacattatttttacatcacTTTAATCAAATCTGTTAACATTTTACTATACACTTTCACATAGAATTATTTCCACACCAGTCTGAATTGTTTTGACTGTAAGGAATGACTCATGTTCTTCTTAGTATGCtgtcatttcaattatttagttattttattacgtttTGGCTAGTACAGTCAGCTATCTTGATACCTGAAAATTTactgtaatatataatattatacattgatttGATCGCTATGCATTCAACATTGACAGTGGTtgattgtattattatttgtatttaaattgttattacattatatgataaaatatacctgaatgtaatttttacaaaacctTCAAATTAAATACCGTTTCAGAGTGCTGTATCACATTTCTGTTCTACATCTGTCAACAACTTGACTACTTTGTAGTTTTTGTGAGCCCTAGTGCTTTAAAGTCGACTTTTACGTACCAGTGCTTATCAGAACTACATAGTAGTCTCGTTTTTGACATGGGGTAGCACAGAAAATACTAGGTTTGTGGCACGTGCAAATAAAGGGATTTCTTGATTCGTGTGTGTTTCGCACTTGCCTTTAGCTTGTGAGGCTCTTTACATTCGTcgaaaaatcactattttatGGCACTTGCCACGAAAATAACTATTTCAATTGATGGTAAGTTTGATTAAGCTACTTCATACTACAAAGGCTTGGAAAAGTAACATGGCTTACTTAAACTTAAAAGTATAATTAAGTATCCATTTTGCCACGTCATACctgaatgaattgaaaattttgtaaaactagtttgtttcattttctcgtACAAAGTAACAACAACttgaatacaaaaaatgatacaattAACACACGTAGATGTTAAACGCATATAAATCTAAttcgtgtataatattatgtatattattgtaaattcTTAGATCTGAACATGGCTAGCTATGCCAGCCAAaacgttatttaaaaaatcaaatatttgaaatgattgCTTACTGAAATCAACCCAAATGTATACATGCCAACAAAGATTGGAGATTTGTTtcattgcaataaaatataccaAAACAGTTGTGCATGAAATTAACCGTCAATTAGAATTGCAGCTAAGGATAAAAATTacagataataaaaatacattacGATGCACTATTATAGCTAATAAAGTTTGCCGATccgatgcaaaaaaaaaaaaaccacaccTAAGGACTAGAACTGGTTTATACTGTGAAGACTTTTTGCAATTATTGTCATCGAGACTTTTAAACAAAACCGacttaaaaatgttttacctTGAAATAAAGTGACGGAGTAGTTGTTCAAAAAGGCTCTAAATCCGGCAAAAACATGTCTTAACAGAGTCTCAGACTGTCCTACTTGtagaaaagataaataaatgtcAAATATTTTCCGCATTACTGGATTATACCCATCTCCAGTGACAAGAGCATCCTAAGGAAAATGATAtcgaaatttaataatatttattaactcTGGTGATTTGTTActaatagtaaaaaaattgatgtaccTTGAAATGAATACAGTATAATCCCAAGCAATCGAGTGCTATGAGGCCAACTTCGGTTGCCATATTAGCTTCTAATAACGCTTGATGTAACTTTCCACTCTCATTTTCAGCTAAATTTTCTCGAGCGACTGTATTATGCGTCTGCAGCGTACCAGTCCCAGAAGTTTCAGATGAGAAATCTGGTGGTGCCATCCTGGCAGGTAGAGTCATAGCCTTGACAGTACGTGGTTTCCCACCAGCGCTAGTCGAGTTACTTGCTATCTGTCGCTTTCCCACATATTTAAACTGGTAGAGGCTCATTCTGAAATGAAACGATTTATTCCaataagtaattaaaaattttcagaataaatGTCTAATCTTTACTTACTCAATGACTGTGAAAAAGCTAAGTAATTCAATGTCACTGCACTGCTGCCACCAAGCTATAATCTGGTGATCGCCTAAATGCTTGACAACGAATAGAAAGCAGAGGAGTAGATCTTTGACTTCGGCTGATTGAAGTTTGTCACATCTAGATGAGGTCTGGGTGACGCTTAACGATCGTGAATGACCTTTGTGTTCATGAGTACCATTTTCTGTGGGTTCTCGAATTATAGCAGTTTCCTGAGAAATGTTCGATTGAGATGCTCCGGACATTGTAGATGCATCGGATTCTATGCTTGTGCAGGAATTTCCATTGACTAAACCCTGCCCAGCAATCGCCGCAAAGTATGTGGAGTCCCGAAGATGCATGGAGACTCTGATTGGCGATTGGGTATCCAAATTCAAAGTGAATCTGTAacggttgggaaaaaaatgtatattgcTACATCGTAAAAGGAATATGGATGTTCTAGAAGAGTTTGAATATATAATTGAATCAAACGTACCTATGCATTGACCTTGGTGTACTAGTACCAGTTGTATTGTTACTGTTGGTATCTCTGTTTAGCAGAAAAGAACTACTACTTGATATTCTGTTTGACGTGTTTTGCTTTCCTTCACTCTTAGATGTACTATCATGTACCAATTCTAGTCTGTGCAAATTTTCCAGCACTATACCTAGCCAAGGTATATATATTGATGCTATTCGACTCAATTGCCCCTGAAATAATATCAATTGTATCGTTATGGGtcatattcaaaaaattgttgagaAGAAAtcataaacaaatttcaaactcacTTTATTTTGATACCGATCATCCAGTTCATGTTTGGCCATCAAATCTCTCAATGTTGCAACTGCAACTTTTCTAATTTGtacaatttcattcaacgATGTTTTCACTTCTTGTAAAAGTAAACCAACCAGGAAATGGTGCTTGCAAAAGTTCTCAGACAGGCAATACTCATTCATTAACTCTGTaagaattttgaatatttgtctttaaacatttttttttaacaacaaaaTTCATTTGTCTAATATGGTCAAAGTGCTGGGGAAAATCAATCCACTTTTCACACGTTTGCTAATCTAATTGCcataaatatttatgtatgtgcAATTTTGATTGAGAATGTAAGTATTACAGTACAAAACAATGACAAAAATTCTCTGTGCTATGATGTACGAAGAGGAGAAGAAATCTTCAAACGATGTAAACCAATGTGCATATTTCTCTCAACTACTATGGCTACATGAGAAAACCATAATACAGTTTGAGATTATGAATATGGCATAACATACCATCACTATCAGGCTCTGTCTCTGTATCTTCGGAGAGAggcataaaataaatatattacaaatgTACAGATTGAAGACGTAGTATGTTGTCTGAAATGCTTACCTCTGCTAGTTATTCTTGACTGCATCATCGGCAAATTAAAGGAGACATAATGTTCGTGGGAGCAAATGATTTGTAAGAACATGAATTTAAAATCATGTAAAGCACGGGGATCGCCAGGTGCAAAATTGTCCATATATGAATTGATTAACCGAAATACAAAGCCTCGATCCATGAATGTCAAGCATTTCTGTGACAAGAAcaagaaaatttcagaaatttgtGTGAAATAAACTTCTAATATGGTTCTACAAGTACATATAAGGATATGAAATATATAGCAGACCTTTAAAAAATGTGCGAGGCTTTTGTTCAGCTCCTGGGTTTCAACTGGCATTTCCTTGTATCTCTTCATAAGATATGGCATAATTACATCTAAAAGATTTTCTATGTTCTTGTGATATTCTTTGGAAAACCTTTCATTTCTGTGCATCTGAAAGCATGTTGCACTGTCTTAATAAACTAGGAATTCTCGGATGTCATGCATGAAGTTAGAAcaggtaaaaataaaagtaatccgatttttatataaatattgaatattttttgtagtATAGCCGTAAATCTAACCTTAATTCTGCCAGTTGTTAGCAAATGCTGTGCCATACTTTTGATCAtaatatcaaagaaaaaactgGAGTGATGCATAAACTTATTGACTACTAAAAAGTCAGTATTACTCGGTTGTAACAGCGTCGGAAGATGTTTCCCAAGCTCTTCATGTACGGTTGTAATTCCAGTTTCTTTGGATGGAGACACGAATACaaactataaataaaaatataattgaaaatgtttcaagaATACAtgaataacaaagaaaaaaaaaaatagttgcaCAGCGTAAAAAGTTACCGTAACATAAGCTTGCAGTGTTTCTTTCCGTTCCGCCTCATGCACCATATTAATGATATGTATCAATACCCTGATGATGTATAAGCTTACATCTTCATTAGTTGTAAATATCAGCAATGTAAAAAGTTGGTTCAATATCGTTGGTAGAAACGTGATAGCTGTGACTATTTGAATAGCATGAGCAGCTTTTAATATTTTGCACGTTTCTGATTCGGATGGCATAGCAGATGGCTTGGTATCTAATATTCGCTCAGCATGGCTGAATAGATTATGTAGATGTTGATCTCTGGCAAATACTGTCGAGATAAGTTGAAAGCCAACTGTGAATATTGGACGTTGTGAATCAATCCAAGTTATATCAGGTCCAGCATTCTGTATGGAAAAATACATAAGCTTctcatgaaataattatattaaagagaaaaaagagtaGTTAATCTACTAACTTGTTAGAATCTTAAACAAAACTGGGACATTGAATGAAAGGACGTTTTATGGGTGGAAAtaaagagaaatgaaatacATTACTCTGATACACCTTACAAAAATTAACGTGTAGTAGTGAATgaattgaaaggaaaaaataaacaatagaACAAATCTTACTTTGTATTGCGTGAAGTGACGAACATGAGGACGTGAACGGTTTTGAGGAAAGCACATAAAATAGCAAAGCGTGAATGAATCTCATCATCACAAAGcattgtaaatatataaatgatCAAATTAAAAGGGAAATGAAACAGTAGTTATTGAACAGACGTCAGTACAACACATATATACTTAAACTCACGTATATCTGATGAGTGGAAAATGGTTGGTAAGTAAAAATACACACGCAGATAGTGCCCTCACCCAAATCTGCTGTGCGCATTGCAAATGCTTGTAGGTAATTAGAACTACTTTGTTATATCTATTTCACATATCTTAATTATTCTTTCCGACCTAATACTGGTCGAAAGAACAAGTCCAAGTATGAGTGATAATTTGAAAGTTGATGAAATGAAGAAGGGCCTTGAAAACACAAATGAAATTAGTGGATGAATGGATATGACCTTACTCTTACCCCTTTCCCTAGGCCTAGGGGTTGGATGGACAGGTAACCGGCTGGTAAATGCGTAGCTACGGGTAACACTTGAACATCCACGTTTAGCCTGATCAAAGCACGTATTTAAGAAGACAAGTTTACGAGCATTGAAGGGTAACAGactaaatatttaataaaggTAAACACTCGTTGGACACAAAATGGTTTTAACTATTCAAACCTTGTAAGTATGAAGTCTCAATGACCaaacgatcatttttttcgtattaGTTAAATTGAATCGTGCAAAACGTACCGGCCCTTATGCAGCAATGGAGCCCACGAGTACCCAACGCAATTTTCAACCccgttctcttttttcttattcatatCACAGCTGATATGATAGAAGGAGAACAGAAGATGATGCTTTGAAGACAATTTTGTCGGTAacctcatttttatttcttcgtaCCATGAAGGGACTGCGTTATGATGTAGAACTGAGCAAGATGCTTTAAGACGCAAAATTGACAAGCCAGGTTTCCCGTAAATACACTACGTACaaacatattaattattaatattacctCATAAGTGAAATCATGATCAATTACGCTTGTTTAAACatttaataaacaaattcaaatttactcTTATGGGCTCAGCATTTTCGCTGTCATTGTCTCTAAGCTCGACAATACAAGCTATGTTTCTTGCTCTCGTAAAAATCTTCTGAGTGTCAAAAGAAAGAGTTTGGGGATAAACATATAGATGATTTATGTAAGTGATGTAAGGATGAACTTCTCTTTCCGATGATCCTTCAAATTCGGCAATTTCCAAAGTCGGCTCTGATGTAGGAGGTATAGGAAATGGCTTCAATGGTACAAAAGAAGTCGTTAACGTATCTAGACATATAACGAATGACACAGTCTGAGTACTCTGAATAGGATTACAACGAATTTGGAAAAGACTTCTATTCTTTGTTAGcaaattattatagaaaacAAGTTATGTACTCACTTTCTGGAATTTCTGTGATTGGTTCTATTTTCAGTTTCAACCATCCTGGTATAATTGTGAGCTTACTGAGCTTCTCTGGTCTGTAAACAAGTTACGGGATGATGAATTAACGGAAATTACTGTTTTAGCAGACTGAGTTTCTATGTTTCAAGAAATGTTCTGCTACCACATAATGATTATCAAGATACAGTTCTATTGAGGTTTAAGTGAATTTgttttaaatcaagaaataACCGACCCTAATatagattgaataattttatggaaaaaagtaataaactTAAAGCACACAAGTAGTACgaacaaattattatcattaataacGTACAAAGCAAGTTACTTACTTCCTATATTCCGATAAAAGCTTTAATAATTCATCatctttgattttatttccttccTGTCTGTATATTGCTGGGAAGTCTGAGGCAGTGTCCAATTCATTGCTGTATAATCTGAACAAGGGCCTTGCCGCCCAAGCAAAAGGCATTGTGTAATTTCCGAGCCTGAACATTTGacagaaaataacaattatttaccACTTTTAGGTGTATCTGGAAAAAATTCGATGAACGTTTCATTTACCTTTGACATGCGGCTTTAACTTGTTTATGGAGTTTCAGACCAAGTCTAGGATCTTTCGTGGCTCTAATATAAGGTTCAGATGTTTGACAAATACCACCTTGTAATATTTTGTCTATTCTTACAACGAGAAATATGTCAGGATGTGGATTGCTGACGCTAAAGATCGCCTGCAAACAAAAAGAATTCAAGCAACTGCTGAAACTAATCAATGTTGAGCTTCTATGTAAAAATGATTTGTAAATCTTGATATGACATAATAAATCGTTGCATAATTTACACACTTGTTTGGGATACATAAGCCATTCTTTTGGTaggtttttgatttcttctggCAATGGAACATCCTCTTCCTTTTCAGTCATGATTCCTACTGGGCTCAATTCtttggaaatatttctaaCTACTTCGTTGTTGATATCGAAGTGAAAGTTTTCTGTCAATTTCCTGCCATTTCTTACATCAAACAAACATAATGTAGTTTGATAAGGCTCGACCTGGCACAGAGAATCCTTTTCATCTATCGGAGCTTGCAATCTAAACTTCAAGCTctcacattttattaaaagtCTTTGTCCAAATTGCTCCTTATAAGGATCTACAGTAGTGTCAGGAGAACTGCCTGTTGGGCTTTTAGCATGCGGTATGTGGGgatatatacaaaataatcTACGTCTATTCTCACGCCTCGATAATGCTATACTTGTGTCGGTTTCTCTGGAATATCTTATTAACTGAGGGTTCATACTCTGCTCCAAGCCTTTCAAAGTTCCATACACCTATAAAAcagtgaaattattattaatattattattcattagagtCACAGTACATAATAAATGCcggaaaaattcttttcatcaCTTCAAAGCTCTGGTAATTCATATCAAGATGCTAAATTACAATGACATCGGTCCTTCGATAAAGTTTGAGTTTATTGATactaaaatacaaattattatCTTACTTGCATAGGCTGAGGTGATGGGGGCGGTGTATTGCAAGCTCTTTCTAATGAAGCCGCTCTCTTGTCTTCCTGCTGTTTATAGTGTTGAAGTACAGAGCTTAGTTTGAGCAACCAATCTTGTAGTTCGATTTCGCTATCTGCAGCCAAGCTGTAAGACTTGTGTGTTCCTGTCATTCTAAGTTCAAAACAGTATCTTCCACGCTTAGTGTTCCTCACAACTTCAGAGCAGAAATCCATTACTATTGTTAATTTAGCTTCTCCTTTCTTTTCATCCTTAAATAACTCAAGGATGTAGGTCCCATCTACCTCTTGCCTCAAGTGACAGTAACGGCGTTTGAACGATTTGGAACCAATGTGAACAAACATACGATCGCTACCAATCTCAGGACCTTTCATTAAGTATCCCTGCTTTGTAATCCCATCACTTTTAGTTGAATCCTGttgagaatataaaaattttacattatgTAAATTAGCAAATGTAGTATACATATTATCCCGATTGACAAAGGTAAAATTAAAGATAATTTTCATTACCATTGTCAGTACAAATAAAACCGATCAAGATTATGTCAGTGATTATGGTTAGAAGTGAGATTATTTCTTACCTCATCTACTTGATCAACTTCTGTGTCAATTTCATATACCTCATCTTTAAGGTAGTCCGAATTTGTTATTCTGCAACATAGTAAGGTGAAGATGGATATTTGTGAGTCTAATTTCATCGGGTCAAGTTTTCCATGGCCTGTCACTTCAAAAACCATAATACATACTTCGGTAATTCTAAGTAACTTCCGCTATATGctgtatatttataatgcACCAGGTTCCAATTGGAAGAATATGTTTTAAGGCATTCTTTAGTGAGAAGGCTACAGCCATCTTCGCTCTCAGTACTTTCAGAAACTTGCCGTACGGTAGAGACGACAGTTCTATATCTTCTTGGCAACACGACTTGCTATAAAAGAACACGATATATAGTTAAGAATTCTTTGACCATAGTAACTTTTCTCACATTACTTTCTAGCTCCTCAAAAATACAACACAAAGATTTCCGACCAGGCTAAATCTGAACTTTAGGAGTTTCTTGTTTAGATTACCAAGACACATATAAGCTAAATATTTAACATAGAGAGGGTATGTTAACATTAAGTGTCAAATGTTTAcaacgggagagaaaaaaatgaaatttccatACAATCTGATAGGCTGATTCAAATCATCATCAGGCATAGTTTATATGGTGGTAATAATAGCCACTTTATTTTAGGTACTAagttcgtgaaaaaaaagttccctTTGTACCAGCCTGTAAATGCTTCAAGCTTTATGTACATGGACTAATCAATGaccaacaaaaattttttagtttaaaTGTGTTATGTACTGATAAGTACTATGTTTACAAGCTTTACCGAAACATCATCTTGAGGATACAGTAAAAGCTCGCGCTGTGGATCATTTTGCAGAAGAGTTTTGTTCTtctgtacaaaattttcaaagtctaTGGGATCAACAAGGTGTGGCTTGTTCTGAAATAAATCATAATATGTTTCATTATTACATGAACTACATGTTTTTATTTagaaaagaagatgaaagataaaaatattttgcatagTAGTAGGATGTGTTAGATTACTAGTTAAATAGTGCTGGAGAATACATTTATATCACTGTCAGATACAATTGACAGTGGATTCGATACTctaatgtataaaattgaacaagGCAAAGAACATGATTCATGAAAGTCAACATGAACTTTCTTAATTACAAAGTATATTCAAGTTTATTGCGCTCCAGAGTTGTTGCATAATTAGCAGCCAGTGGACGATAAAAATAGACGAAAATAGACATGTGTTTGTAGTACCTGTACTGTGCTCTCTCTAACAACCTGTGATACAGTTTCCCTGAGTTGTGCAGCCATCCCCGGTTTTCCCAGACCTCGAGTAAACTTTCTTTCGCTCATCTTGACCGATGTCAAAccatcaatttatttcatctgcattaatatataaatacatcaCGTAGTACTATACACCTGCGGCAAAACCGACACTTTTTTATCGGCATTATCGCCATATTTGTTTAACGTAGTGTATGACGTAAAGAAATTCCACCTGCTAATCGCTGCGTACGAAAATCCGGTCGCAAAACATCAAGGATATAGAAACGACTGTATTGTGTATAATGCATAGCAAAGATTCATTCCAATTAAATGCTTACATTGGCAATGATGATGAtacttcatattttatttcactcatCAAAATTTGACGTTTCGTCAGCCATTTTACGGATAGTTTTTCTCTTCCTTATTCCCTATGGGTAACTAAAGAGGAACAAGAGGCAAGCAATCCACTGCACTTATGTGCTGCACCTACCCACTACTGGTATCAATGCATgagtgtatgtatgtatatatgtagtacacacacgtatacaaaTTTCTAGGATCTGCGAGAGATCCCGCACCGGTCCACCGCAGCACCACCGCAGTTCACCGCCGATTGCCGCCGGCTGCGCGGTCTGCGCTTACGATTAGCACAATCCACGGAGCGCAATTCTCTGTAGGTGCGGTAGGTGCAGTCGCATCAGATTACGGATCGACGGATCGCATTTTGCTTTCCTCAACGCCCACTCCACGATCCGAGGCGCACACGTCGAGATTAGTGCTATAGGCGCTACATCAGCTGATTCTCTCGCAACAGCAGCAGACGAATTCGTCACTCGTAtggtagaaattttcaaaaatttatcgacCGGTGCGAGTGAATCTGGTGACTTCTGGATGGCCTTTCGAAATTGTGAAATCATCATTTTTGAATCACACGTGCGAACATTTCGCTAATAAGTGCTGTGAGCTTACAGCACGATCACAAATACCTGACATACATGCCTATATTGAGCACACTTATGATCACACGGATAGCCCAACATTgcatgtttaaaaataattggctGGGACCCGAGGTTTGTTGCGTGTTACGTAGATCGTGTCGTTTTTTCGTAGACTGGTGCAGTGAATAAACGTAGATCAGTGAAGACAATTGGTAACACGAAAGGAGGCGAACCTTCGCGTCCCAGTTCTGAACGCGAAGGGAATATACTGTGCCTGGAACTGCTAGGAATAAGCTGGGCGATACTATGGAAGATGAATTGGAAGACAAAGTTCTGTACCAAACATATGTCTCACACATGAAACTTATATCAAAATTTGCTGTAGGTATTCCTACAGGGTTTAACACTGGCATTAACACACCCATTGGTTATCTCTGGAGAATCATGCGCATCTACGTTCTAAAGCCTGAAATTCTCGTCTGTGGCGCAGTACTCGTCGTTATGCTCTTTTACCTTCAAGCTGTCGATGTGTGGAGCAGAACATTACTTGGCAGAATTCAATATACTCTCGGTCGATCAACCTCAAAGGTATCAAACACACTCAAATCAAAATATAACTACTCCTACGGTTAACCCATGCAATATTGCTTgcagctgacaatgagttggaattaaattttttcccgtTTAAATTCAAGGTTTCGAAGCTTCAGTTTTTAGTCAATAGTTCCGTGAGCAGCGGAGAAAAACTGAGCTGGGAATTGAAAGAAGGTTACATATCAGCTTATGCTGTACAGGGCAGACGAGCACGGATGGAAGACCGTTTCGTAGTTAATGACGATATCAACTGCACTGGTGTCTCATTATTTGCAGTTTTCGATGGACACGGAGGAGAAGTTAGTAGTGTACCTTTGGCTGTTTGTCAAATGCCATATAGAATTATGCTGCCCAGTT includes the following:
- the LOC107226188 gene encoding dedicator of cytokinesis protein 9 isoform X2, which encodes MSERKFTRGLGKPGMAAQLRETVSQVVRESTVQNKPHLVDPIDFENFVQKNKTLLQNDPQRELLLYPQDDVSQVVLPRRYRTVVSTVRQVSESTESEDGCSLLTKECLKTYSSNWNLVHYKYTAYSGSYLELPKITNSDYLKDEVYEIDTEVDQVDEDSTKSDGITKQGYLMKGPEIGSDRMFVHIGSKSFKRRYCHLRQEVDGTYILELFKDEKKGEAKLTIVMDFCSEVVRNTKRGRYCFELRMTGTHKSYSLAADSEIELQDWLLKLSSVLQHYKQQEDKRAASLERACNTPPPSPQPMQVYGTLKGLEQSMNPQLIRYSRETDTSIALSRRENRRRLFCIYPHIPHAKSPTGSSPDTTVDPYKEQFGQRLLIKCESLKFRLQAPIDEKDSLCQVEPYQTTLCLFDVRNGRKLTENFHFDINNEVVRNISKELSPVGIMTEKEEDVPLPEEIKNLPKEWLMYPKQAIFSVSNPHPDIFLVVRIDKILQGGICQTSEPYIRATKDPRLGLKLHKQVKAACQRLGNYTMPFAWAARPLFRLYSNELDTASDFPAIYRQEGNKIKDDELLKLLSEYRKPEKLSKLTIIPGWLKLKIEPITEIPENTLTTSFVPLKPFPIPPTSEPTLEIAEFEGSSEREVHPYITYINHLYVYPQTLSFDTQKIFTRARNIACIVELRDNDSENAEPIRCIYGKPGLSILRLKASCSVLHHNAVPSWYEEIKMRLPTKLSSKHHLLFSFYHISCDMNKKKENGVENCVGYSWAPLLHKGRLNVDVQVLPVATHLPAGYLSIQPLGLGKGNAGPDITWIDSQRPIFTVGFQLISTVFARDQHLHNLFSHAERILDTKPSAMPSESETCKILKAAHAIQIVTAITFLPTILNQLFTLLIFTTNEDVSLYIIRVLIHIINMVHEAERKETLQAYVTFVFVSPSKETGITTVHEELGKHLPTLLQPSNTDFLVVNKFMHHSSFFFDIMIKSMAQHLLTTGRIKMHRNERFSKEYHKNIENLLDVIMPYLMKRYKEMPVETQELNKSLAHFLKKCLTFMDRGFVFRLINSYMDNFAPGDPRALHDFKFMFLQIICSHEHYVSFNLPMMQSRITSRDTETEPDSDELMNEYCLSENFCKHHFLVGLLLQEVKTSLNEIVQIRKVAVATLRDLMAKHELDDRYQNKGQLSRIASIYIPWLGIVLENLHRLELVHDSTSKSEGKQNTSNRISSSSSFLLNRDTNSNNTTGTSTPRSMHRFTLNLDTQSPIRVSMHLRDSTYFAAIAGQGLVNGNSCTSIESDASTMSGASQSNISQETAIIREPTENGTHEHKGHSRSLSVTQTSSRCDKLQSAEVKDLLLCFLFVVKHLGDHQIIAWWQQCSDIELLSFFTVIEMSLYQFKYVGKRQIASNSTSAGGKPRTVKAMTLPARMAPPDFSSETSGTGTLQTHNTVARENLAENESGKLHQALLEANMATEVGLIALDCLGLYCIHFKDALVTGDGYNPVMRKIFDIYLSFLQVGQSETLLRHVFAGFRAFLNNYSVTLFQGNAVLCGRLCYELLRCCNSKLSSIRQESCALLYLLMRSNFEFTSRKGLTRVHLQVIISVSQMLGNVIGLNNSRFQESLSLINSYASSDKAMKGTGFPVEVKDLTKRIRTVLMATAQMREHNNDPEMLVDLQHSLANSYASTPELRHTWLETMARNHARVENFSEAACCQLHIAALMAEYLKLKKIHTWGAEAFDKISVNISRDERGLKLDAGEICVQDIHYNEYLLLEQLEACTETLEKAERFELLGQLYRLIIPMYESKRNYQALSNCYTHLAQACNKVVEVTKSGKRLLGRFYRVAFFGSAYFEDESGQEYIYKEPKVTSLSEISERLNRLYSEKFGHDVVKMIMDSVPVNNSELDPKMAYIQVTHVIPYFEKLELEIRVTEFEQNHDVCCFMFETPFTREGKPRGNPEDQWKRRTILTTQYSFPYVKKRIAVCQKRVVELSPIEVALDEMRQRVAELEDVALIAPADAKKLQLRLQGSVCVTVNAGPLAYASAFLDPALSPQYPDDKVEDLKDVFREFVKICYTALQINSKLITSDQHEYQEVLRENYQKLCQNLSSLLGESVWPDEQVGSFKRNSAALFSAISGANNHTSTA